A window from Sphingobium sp. EM0848 encodes these proteins:
- the rsmD gene encoding 16S rRNA (guanine(966)-N(2))-methyltransferase RsmD translates to MRIIAGQWRGRPLSAPKGDATRPTADRTRETLFSMLLSRIGSFEGLTVGDFFAGSGALGFEALSRGAASCIFVEQDRAALDVIRANGDKLGIRPDVRQSSVLSLGPAGKALDLIFMDPPYNTGAGSVALDKLSRLGWTGPATWISIETDRREDVEVKGFAIEATRDVGKARLTLLRAEE, encoded by the coding sequence ATGAGGATCATCGCAGGCCAATGGCGGGGACGCCCGCTGTCCGCGCCCAAGGGTGATGCCACCCGTCCCACGGCGGACCGCACCCGCGAAACGCTGTTCTCCATGCTGCTGAGCCGCATCGGTTCCTTTGAAGGCTTGACGGTGGGCGATTTTTTCGCCGGTTCCGGGGCCCTCGGCTTCGAAGCCCTCTCGCGCGGTGCCGCAAGCTGCATTTTCGTGGAACAGGATCGCGCCGCCCTCGACGTGATCCGGGCAAATGGCGATAAATTGGGCATCCGTCCGGACGTCCGCCAAAGCAGCGTCCTGTCCCTCGGCCCGGCGGGCAAAGCGCTGGACCTCATCTTCATGGACCCGCCCTATAATACGGGAGCGGGATCGGTGGCGCTCGACAAGCTGAGCCGTCTGGGCTGGACCGGACCCGCCACCTGGATCAGCATAGAAACCGACCGCCGCGAGGACGTGGAGGTCAAGGGCTTCGCCATTGAAGCCACTCGCGATGTCGGCAAAGCCCGTCTCACACTGTTAAGAGCAGAAGAGTGA
- a CDS encoding globin domain-containing protein — MTQLTADTIAIVKATAPALRQHGVEITTAMYARLFQDASIRDMFDQAAQESGEQPKRLAAAILGYAENIDKLQALDGAVARMVQRHVETGVKAEHYPKVAEALLPAIRDVLGAEVATDAVLNAWGQAYWFLANILIAKEAVAYEDAEAA, encoded by the coding sequence ATGACCCAGTTGACCGCCGACACCATCGCCATCGTCAAGGCTACCGCACCCGCGCTGCGTCAGCATGGGGTGGAAATCACGACGGCCATGTATGCACGGCTGTTTCAGGATGCATCGATCAGGGACATGTTCGACCAGGCCGCGCAGGAAAGCGGCGAGCAGCCCAAGCGACTGGCTGCGGCCATACTGGGCTATGCTGAAAATATCGACAAGTTGCAGGCGCTTGACGGCGCGGTTGCGCGGATGGTGCAGCGCCATGTCGAAACTGGCGTAAAGGCCGAGCATTACCCCAAGGTGGCTGAGGCGCTGTTGCCGGCTATTCGGGATGTGTTGGGGGCAGAGGTGGCGACCGATGCCGTGCTCAACGCCTGGGGGCAGGCCTATTGGTTTCTGGCGAATATTCTGATCGCCAAGGAAGCGGTGGCTTATGAGGACGCCGAAGCGGCCTGA
- a CDS encoding Rrf2 family transcriptional regulator → MQLTRHTDYALRVLIHLVVAPSGRATIWEIADTYGLSRNHLMKVVHHLGQGGFLDTQRGRGGGFTLARPPETISIGEVVRHCEPDMNMADCGSCAIRPACGLSGILKAATAAFLAVLDQHSLADASRDRAGLAAIIAALPGPNALPNDACAPSSSSPAAPHSD, encoded by the coding sequence ATGCAATTGACCCGCCACACCGACTATGCCCTGCGCGTCCTGATCCACCTTGTGGTGGCGCCCTCCGGCCGCGCCACGATATGGGAAATTGCCGACACTTACGGCCTGTCGCGCAACCATCTTATGAAGGTCGTCCATCATCTGGGTCAGGGAGGATTTCTCGATACCCAGCGCGGACGCGGCGGCGGCTTCACCCTCGCCCGTCCGCCTGAAACGATCAGCATCGGAGAAGTGGTCCGCCATTGCGAACCCGATATGAACATGGCCGACTGCGGCTCCTGCGCGATCCGCCCCGCCTGCGGCCTGTCAGGCATATTAAAGGCGGCCACCGCCGCCTTCCTCGCCGTCCTCGATCAGCACAGCCTGGCCGATGCATCGCGCGACCGGGCCGGGTTGGCGGCGATCATCGCCGCCCTGCCCGGCCCGAACGCCTTACCTAATGATGCCTGCGCGCCGTCTTCTTCATCGCCCGCGGCGCCTCACTCGGATTGA
- a CDS encoding Fe-S oxidoreductase: protein MIPMKSILFAGAAMLAFGSGVTGFAVAQDMPASAQQPAANASPPPVQATSPVGADPNAGQPTGAVPPDTGMAPAPAGVPRDPTAPVGSSANPATVGGNMTPPPIEAKNYPLCSKTVQDSCINPSEAPRAMKKTARRHH from the coding sequence ATGATCCCGATGAAATCGATCCTATTTGCGGGCGCGGCCATGCTGGCCTTTGGTTCCGGCGTCACCGGATTCGCTGTCGCGCAGGATATGCCCGCATCCGCACAGCAGCCTGCCGCCAATGCGTCGCCTCCGCCCGTTCAGGCCACGTCGCCTGTGGGGGCGGACCCCAATGCGGGGCAGCCGACAGGGGCCGTGCCGCCTGATACAGGGATGGCTCCGGCGCCGGCCGGTGTGCCCAGGGATCCGACCGCGCCGGTTGGCAGTTCAGCCAATCCGGCGACCGTTGGCGGCAATATGACGCCGCCGCCGATCGAGGCGAAAAACTATCCGCTGTGCAGCAAGACCGTACAGGACAGTTGCATCAATCCGAGTGAGGCGCCGCGGGCGATGAAGAAGACGGCGCGCAGGCATCATTAG
- a CDS encoding GFA family protein, with translation MVTGRCQCGAIQYEARGEPAYSVLCHCSDCRKSAGAPMVGWALFPENMVTVSGEPVSYRSSENAIRQFCGTCGTGLFYHNAVAFPGMVDIQTATLDDQSAFPPAVHVQYAEAAPWMEAACDLPKFDRYPEV, from the coding sequence GTGGTTACGGGAAGGTGCCAATGCGGGGCGATCCAATATGAAGCGCGGGGCGAACCGGCTTATAGCGTGCTTTGCCATTGCTCCGATTGCCGGAAAAGCGCCGGCGCGCCCATGGTCGGCTGGGCATTGTTCCCCGAAAATATGGTGACTGTGAGCGGTGAGCCGGTGAGTTACCGGTCGTCGGAAAATGCCATAAGGCAGTTTTGCGGGACCTGCGGAACGGGGTTGTTCTACCACAATGCCGTTGCCTTTCCGGGCATGGTGGATATCCAGACGGCGACGCTGGATGATCAGTCGGCCTTTCCGCCGGCCGTTCATGTGCAATATGCGGAAGCCGCTCCCTGGATGGAGGCGGCCTGCGATTTGCCGAAATTCGATCGCTATCCAGAGGTTTGA
- a CDS encoding ATP-dependent helicase — translation MTLPAPSPDDPAYLQGLNEPQREAVLTTEGPVLVLAGAGTGKTAALTARLAHLIATRRAYPSEILAVTFTNKAAREMRERVGRMIGPAVEGMPWLGTFHAIAAKMLRRHAELVGLQSNFTILDTDDQLRLLRQLVQAEGIDEKRWPVRQLAGLIDQWKNRGWTPEEIGAGESEGYANGRGQKLYAAYQARLRDVNACDFGDLLLHALTILKRHRDVLESYQQRFRYIMVDEYQDTNSSQYLWLRLLAQQRKNICCVGDDDQSIYSWRGAEVANILRFEKDFPGAKIVRLEQNYRSTPHILGAASGVIAENGNRLGKTLWTEIDVGEKVRIIGVWDGPEEARRVGDEIESIERSGQSLDQVAILVRAQHQTREFEDRFIQIGLPYRIVGGFRFYERAEIRDALAYLRLVNQPADDLAFERIVNVPKRGLGDKAVEKLHRLARAESIPLTLAAARILDTDELTPQARRSLGAFIGDLARWRDRAAQLPHAELARQILDESGYTAMLQAERTAESAGRLENLNELTRAMEEYETLGAFLEHVSLVMDNEAQQDERKVTIMTIHAAKGLEFDTVFLAGWEEGIFPSQRALDEGGLNSLEEERRLAYVALTRARKRCIVLHAANRRIYGQWTSSIPSRFVGELPPEHVEEESSMSGGASLWRANWSERADPFANVQRGTGRGPGWQRAQQSGHFVKEPVRIVEARASAVSLGNKGRDDMSVGLRVFHQKFGYGTVAEIEGNKLEIDFETAGRKRVMDSFVQPA, via the coding sequence ATGACCCTGCCCGCTCCCTCACCCGACGATCCCGCCTATCTTCAGGGCCTCAACGAACCGCAGCGGGAAGCTGTACTCACCACAGAAGGCCCGGTCCTTGTCCTCGCCGGCGCGGGCACGGGCAAGACCGCCGCCCTCACCGCCCGGCTCGCCCATCTGATCGCCACCCGCCGCGCCTACCCTTCGGAAATCCTCGCCGTCACCTTCACGAACAAGGCGGCCCGCGAAATGCGTGAGCGTGTCGGACGCATGATCGGTCCGGCGGTCGAGGGCATGCCCTGGCTCGGCACCTTCCACGCCATCGCGGCGAAGATGTTGCGCCGCCACGCCGAACTGGTGGGCCTGCAATCCAATTTCACCATCCTTGACACCGACGATCAGCTTCGCCTGCTAAGACAACTCGTCCAGGCCGAAGGGATCGACGAAAAGCGCTGGCCCGTACGCCAACTGGCTGGTCTGATCGACCAATGGAAGAACCGGGGATGGACCCCGGAGGAAATCGGCGCAGGCGAAAGCGAAGGCTATGCCAATGGTCGGGGGCAGAAGCTCTACGCCGCCTATCAGGCCCGGCTGCGCGATGTGAATGCCTGCGATTTCGGTGACCTCCTGCTGCATGCTCTCACCATATTGAAACGCCATCGCGACGTTCTGGAAAGCTATCAGCAGCGCTTCCGCTACATCATGGTGGATGAATATCAGGATACGAACAGCAGCCAATATCTCTGGCTCCGCCTGCTCGCCCAACAACGCAAGAATATCTGCTGCGTGGGCGACGACGATCAGTCCATCTACAGTTGGCGCGGCGCGGAGGTCGCCAACATCCTTCGCTTCGAAAAGGACTTTCCGGGCGCGAAAATCGTTCGCCTCGAACAAAATTACCGCTCGACTCCCCATATCCTGGGCGCAGCGTCCGGCGTGATCGCGGAAAATGGCAATCGCCTCGGCAAGACGCTCTGGACCGAGATCGACGTGGGCGAGAAGGTGCGCATCATCGGCGTGTGGGACGGCCCGGAGGAAGCGCGCCGCGTCGGCGACGAAATCGAATCGATCGAACGCAGCGGCCAGTCGCTGGATCAGGTCGCCATCCTCGTCCGCGCCCAGCATCAGACCCGCGAATTCGAAGACCGCTTCATCCAGATCGGCCTGCCCTATCGTATCGTTGGCGGCTTTCGCTTTTACGAACGCGCTGAAATTCGCGACGCGCTCGCCTATCTGCGCCTCGTCAACCAGCCCGCCGACGACCTTGCCTTCGAGCGAATCGTCAACGTTCCCAAACGCGGCCTGGGCGACAAGGCGGTCGAAAAGCTCCACCGGCTCGCCCGCGCCGAATCCATTCCCCTGACGCTTGCCGCCGCGCGCATCCTCGACACCGATGAACTCACGCCCCAGGCCCGCCGCAGCCTTGGCGCCTTCATCGGCGACCTTGCCCGCTGGCGCGACCGCGCCGCGCAACTGCCCCACGCCGAACTCGCCCGGCAGATATTGGACGAAAGCGGCTACACCGCCATGCTTCAGGCCGAGCGCACCGCCGAAAGCGCGGGGCGGCTGGAGAACCTCAACGAACTCACCCGCGCCATGGAGGAATATGAAACGCTGGGCGCGTTCCTCGAACATGTGTCGCTGGTTATGGACAATGAGGCGCAACAAGACGAGCGCAAGGTCACAATCATGACCATCCACGCCGCCAAGGGGCTGGAATTCGACACGGTATTCCTCGCGGGCTGGGAAGAAGGCATCTTCCCGTCACAGCGCGCCCTCGACGAAGGCGGCCTCAATTCCCTGGAGGAAGAACGCCGCCTCGCCTATGTCGCGCTCACCCGCGCGCGGAAACGCTGCATCGTCCTCCACGCCGCCAATCGCCGCATCTACGGCCAGTGGACCAGTTCCATTCCCTCCCGATTCGTGGGCGAATTGCCGCCCGAACATGTGGAGGAGGAAAGCAGCATGTCCGGCGGCGCCTCGCTCTGGCGCGCCAACTGGTCCGAGCGGGCCGACCCCTTCGCCAATGTCCAGCGCGGCACGGGACGAGGCCCCGGCTGGCAACGCGCGCAACAAAGCGGGCATTTTGTGAAGGAGCCGGTCCGCATCGTCGAGGCCCGCGCGTCCGCCGTTTCACTCGGCAACAAGGGTCGCGACGACATGAGCGTCGGTCTGCGCGTCTTCCACCAGAAATTCGGCTACGGCACAGTCGCGGAGATCGAAGGCAACAAGTTGGAGATAGATTTCGAAACAGCGGGCCGGAAGCGGGTCATGGACAGCTTCGTCCAGCCCGCATGA
- a CDS encoding N-acetyltransferase: MRGPDLPAVKAISDAVHGAYTESESIYAERLALYPSGCLILEGDGMPIGYLIAHPWHSRTPPPLNIPLGAIPADADTYYLHDIALLPAARGNGAGVQATILAMSEAGKAGFDTITLMAVNGADRFWASQGFSPVADQPALYGPEAQFMWRPLPR; this comes from the coding sequence ATGCGCGGACCTGACCTGCCGGCGGTCAAGGCGATCTCCGACGCGGTCCACGGCGCTTATACGGAGAGCGAATCGATCTATGCGGAAAGGCTGGCGCTCTACCCCTCAGGCTGCCTGATATTGGAAGGCGACGGAATGCCAATCGGTTATCTCATCGCCCATCCCTGGCACAGCCGGACGCCGCCGCCCCTGAACATACCTCTTGGCGCGATTCCCGCCGATGCCGACACCTATTATCTGCATGACATCGCGCTGCTGCCCGCTGCCCGAGGCAATGGCGCAGGCGTTCAGGCTACCATATTGGCTATGAGCGAGGCCGGAAAAGCCGGGTTCGACACGATCACATTAATGGCAGTAAACGGCGCCGATCGTTTCTGGGCCTCGCAGGGCTTCAGCCCAGTCGCAGACCAGCCAGCCCTTTACGGTCCTGAAGCGCAATTTATGTGGCGCCCTTTGCCCCGCTAG
- a CDS encoding IS630 family transposase (programmed frameshift), with amino-acid sequence MGRAYSADLRERISAHVRAGHSRRAAARHFGVSASCAVKLLQRVERTGSAASSRIGRPRGAGKLAPYMARLTGWVDREPDIGMSELSNKLAAETGVVAHPASLSRVLIQAGYRVKKTLLASECGRDDVAHARLRWRLDRQPQMRAKPHHLVFLDETATTTKMTKLRGRAPKGERLKARAPFGHWKTQTFIAGLRCDCLVAPWVIDQPMNRRLFETYIETQLAPTLSPGDVVIADNLSSHKSEKVKACLKERGAWILFLPAYSPDLNPIEMAFAKLKSHLRRIGARTIDELWKALGHICDLYSAEECWEYFKAAGYASN; translated from the exons ATGGGCAGAGCATATTCGGCTGATTTGCGGGAACGGATATCGGCGCACGTAAGGGCGGGACACTCGCGCCGGGCGGCGGCCCGCCATTTCGGTGTGAGCGCGAGTTGCGCAGTGAAGTTGTTGCAGCGAGTGGAACGAACAGGTTCGGCTGCTTCTTCACGAATAGGGCGGCCACGCGGCGCTGGTAAGTTGGCGCCGTATATGGCCCGGTTGACGGGCTGGGTGGATAGGGAACCAGACATCGGCATGTCGGAGCTGTCCAACAAGCTTGCAGCGGAGACGGGCGTAGTTGCCCATCCGGCATCCCTCTCGCGGGTGCTGATCCAGGCTGGCTATCGGGTA AAAAAAACGCTGCTGGCCAGCGAGTGCGGACGCGATGATGTCGCTCATGCGCGACTGCGATGGCGCCTCGACCGGCAGCCGCAGATGCGCGCAAAGCCTCATCACCTCGTCTTTCTGGATGAGACGGCGACCACCACGAAGATGACCAAGCTTCGTGGCCGGGCGCCAAAAGGAGAGCGTCTCAAGGCCCGCGCTCCGTTCGGTCATTGGAAAACGCAAACCTTCATCGCGGGGCTGCGCTGCGATTGCTTGGTTGCCCCGTGGGTGATCGACCAACCGATGAACCGGCGCCTGTTCGAAACCTATATCGAAACCCAGTTGGCGCCAACGCTCAGCCCCGGCGATGTTGTGATCGCCGACAATCTGTCGAGCCACAAAAGCGAAAAGGTCAAAGCCTGCCTTAAAGAGCGAGGTGCGTGGATCCTTTTCCTCCCCGCTTATTCACCCGATTTGAACCCAATAGAAATGGCCTTCGCTAAATTGAAATCGCACCTGCGACGGATCGGGGCGCGGACCATCGATGAGCTATGGAAGGCTCTCGGACATATCTGCGACCTCTATTCTGCCGAAGAATGTTGGGAATATTTCAAGGCCGCCGGATATGCGTCCAACTAA
- a CDS encoding TIGR02300 family protein, protein MVKAEWGTKRTCPKCATRFYDLGKDDPVTCINCGTAWEPEPVLKSKQPLPYEEAPKKIIETADGERETADDDLDLDLDVDDDGDSPDNDVDLGGDDDLGVDAGGDDGDDDN, encoded by the coding sequence ATGGTCAAGGCTGAATGGGGCACGAAGCGTACCTGCCCGAAATGCGCCACGCGCTTCTACGACCTGGGCAAGGATGACCCGGTCACCTGCATCAACTGCGGTACGGCCTGGGAGCCCGAGCCGGTGCTGAAGTCGAAGCAGCCGCTGCCCTATGAGGAAGCGCCCAAGAAGATCATCGAAACCGCCGATGGCGAACGTGAGACGGCTGACGACGATCTGGACCTGGATCTGGACGTGGATGATGACGGCGATTCGCCGGATAATGACGTCGATCTGGGCGGTGACGACGATCTGGGCGTCGATGCTGGCGGCGACGACGGCGACGACGACAATTAA
- the aroA gene encoding 3-phosphoshikimate 1-carboxyvinyltransferase, protein MTASSDQPTPMTFTTAPALSGSITVPGDKSISHRSLMLSALAVGESRVEGLLEGEDVLATAAAMRAMGADIRRNADGIWHIHGVGVGGLLQPDSALDMGNSGTSTRLLMGLIASHAITATFVGDASLSKRPMARVTEPLSRMGASFTTSPGDRLPLTMRGACPAVPLDYRLPVASAQVKSAILLAGLNAPGITRIVEPIPTRDHSERMLKGFGADLNVEIEADGARIITLKGEAELRPQSITVPGDPSSAAFPMVAALLVPGSKVTIANVGLNATRAGLIDLLREMGGDIVIENPREVGGEPVGDLIITASALKGVDPDPARAPSMIDEYPVAFIAAAFAEGHSTFRGLEELRVKESDRIATMATGLRAIGVRVEELEDGIVIEGSGGALLPGGGPISTKLDHRIAMSFAVAGLVSKNGVAIDDMRPVATSFPGFTGLLQALGALI, encoded by the coding sequence GTGACCGCTTCTTCCGACCAGCCCACCCCGATGACCTTCACCACTGCGCCCGCGCTTTCCGGCTCGATCACCGTGCCGGGCGACAAGAGCATTTCACACCGCTCGCTGATGCTTTCCGCCCTGGCCGTGGGCGAAAGCCGGGTCGAAGGACTGCTGGAGGGGGAGGACGTTCTCGCCACCGCCGCCGCCATGCGGGCCATGGGCGCCGACATCCGGCGCAATGCCGACGGCATCTGGCATATCCATGGCGTCGGCGTAGGTGGCCTGCTGCAACCCGACAGCGCACTCGACATGGGCAATAGCGGCACCTCGACCCGCCTTCTCATGGGCCTGATCGCCAGCCACGCCATCACTGCCACCTTCGTGGGTGACGCCTCCCTCAGCAAGCGCCCCATGGCCCGCGTCACCGAACCGCTCTCCCGCATGGGCGCAAGCTTCACCACCAGCCCCGGCGACCGCCTGCCGCTCACCATGCGCGGCGCCTGCCCGGCCGTGCCGCTGGACTACCGCCTCCCCGTCGCCTCGGCACAGGTCAAGTCGGCGATCCTGCTCGCGGGCCTCAACGCCCCCGGCATCACCCGCATCGTGGAACCGATCCCGACCCGCGACCATAGTGAGCGGATGCTCAAGGGCTTCGGCGCCGATCTCAATGTCGAAATCGAAGCCGACGGCGCCCGCATCATCACGCTCAAGGGAGAAGCCGAACTTCGCCCGCAATCGATCACCGTCCCCGGCGACCCCTCCTCCGCCGCCTTCCCGATGGTCGCCGCGCTGCTGGTCCCCGGCTCGAAAGTCACCATCGCCAATGTTGGCCTCAACGCGACCCGCGCAGGCCTGATCGACCTGCTGCGCGAAATGGGTGGGGATATCGTCATCGAAAATCCACGCGAAGTCGGCGGAGAGCCGGTTGGCGACCTCATCATCACCGCTTCGGCTCTGAAGGGTGTCGACCCCGACCCGGCGCGCGCGCCGTCGATGATCGACGAATATCCCGTCGCCTTCATCGCCGCAGCTTTCGCGGAAGGGCACAGCACTTTCCGCGGCCTTGAGGAATTGCGCGTCAAGGAATCGGACCGCATCGCCACCATGGCAACCGGCCTGCGCGCCATTGGCGTTCGCGTAGAGGAACTGGAAGACGGCATTGTCATCGAGGGTAGCGGCGGCGCGCTCCTGCCCGGCGGCGGCCCCATCTCCACAAAACTCGACCATCGTATCGCCATGAGCTTCGCAGTGGCGGGCCTCGTCTCGAAAAACGGCGTGGCCATCGACGACATGCGTCCCGTCGCCACCAGCTTCCCCGGCTTCACCGGCCTGCTGCAGGCACTCGGAGCCCTGATATGA
- the cmk gene encoding (d)CMP kinase encodes MIIAVDGPAASGKGTIAKALGRHYSLPVLDTGLLYRAVGLAVLKAGGDPDHEADALAACDFEDAVLTDPALRSEAVGSLASRVSTHQSVRQALVKRQRDFATQPSGAILDGRDIATVIAPDADAKIFVTASVHVRAQRRYDDALSHGGHPDMDSLIADIQARDTRDMSRDHAPLRMADGADLLDTSNLTIDAAVQQAITLVDAQLERRQQA; translated from the coding sequence ATGATCATCGCCGTCGACGGCCCCGCCGCCTCGGGCAAAGGCACGATCGCCAAGGCGCTCGGCCGCCATTATAGCCTGCCCGTCCTCGACACCGGCCTGCTCTACCGGGCGGTAGGTCTGGCTGTACTCAAGGCCGGCGGCGATCCCGACCATGAAGCGGACGCTCTTGCCGCCTGTGATTTCGAGGATGCCGTCCTGACAGACCCTGCCCTGCGCAGCGAGGCCGTAGGCTCCCTCGCCTCGCGCGTGTCCACTCATCAGAGCGTCCGCCAGGCGCTGGTAAAGCGCCAGCGCGACTTCGCCACCCAGCCAAGCGGCGCAATCCTCGACGGCCGGGACATCGCCACCGTCATTGCCCCTGATGCCGATGCCAAGATCTTCGTCACCGCGAGCGTTCACGTCCGCGCCCAGCGCCGCTATGACGATGCCCTGTCCCATGGCGGCCATCCCGATATGGACAGCCTGATCGCGGACATTCAGGCCCGCGACACCCGCGACATGAGCCGCGACCATGCCCCGCTGCGTATGGCCGATGGAGCGGACTTGCTCGATACCAGCAATTTGACTATAGACGCCGCCGTCCAGCAGGCCATTACACTGGTGGACGCCCAGTTGGAACGTCGGCAACAGGCCTGA
- the rpsA gene encoding 30S ribosomal protein S1, giving the protein MASTAFPSRDDFAALLNDSLGGEDGGFEGRVVKGTVTGIENDMALIDVGLKSEGRVPLREFAAPGQKADLKVGDEVEVYVDRVENAHGEAMLSRDRARREAAWDKLEAEFTENARVEGVIFGRVKGGFTVDLDGAVAFLPGSQVDIRPVRDVTPLMDIPQPFQILKMDRRRGNIVVSRRAILEETRAEQRSGLIQTLAEGQIIEGVVKNITDYGAFVDLGGIDGLLHVTDLSYKRINHPNEMINIGDTVRVQIIRINRDTQRISLGMKQLESDPWEGAAAKYPVGAKLSGRVTNITEYGAFVELEPGIEGLVHVSEMSWTKKNVHPGKIVSTSQEVDVIVLEVDPEKRRISLGLKQAQNNPWDSFAERHPIGSTVEGEVKNATEFGLFIGLDGDVDGMVHMSDIAWGISGEDALALHRKGETVQAVVLDIDVEKERISLGMKQLERGGPAAGGTAAAAAGLSKNSIVTVTVLEVRDGGLEVQAGEDGAAGFIKRSDLGRDRDEQRPERFQVGQKFDAMVTGFDRAKKPTFSVKAMQIAEEKQAVAQYGSSDSGASLGDILGEALKAKSEG; this is encoded by the coding sequence ATGGCCTCTACGGCATTCCCCTCGCGCGACGATTTCGCCGCGCTTCTCAATGATTCTCTCGGTGGCGAGGACGGCGGCTTCGAAGGCCGTGTCGTCAAGGGCACCGTTACCGGCATCGAAAACGACATGGCGCTGATCGACGTCGGCCTGAAGTCGGAAGGCCGCGTGCCGCTGCGCGAATTCGCCGCGCCCGGCCAGAAGGCTGACCTGAAGGTCGGCGACGAAGTCGAAGTCTATGTCGACCGCGTCGAAAACGCCCATGGCGAAGCCATGCTGTCGCGCGACCGCGCTCGCCGCGAAGCCGCCTGGGACAAGCTCGAAGCCGAGTTCACCGAAAATGCCCGCGTCGAAGGCGTCATCTTCGGCCGCGTCAAGGGCGGCTTCACCGTCGACCTCGACGGCGCCGTGGCGTTCCTCCCCGGCTCGCAGGTCGATATCCGCCCCGTGCGCGACGTCACCCCGCTGATGGACATTCCGCAGCCCTTCCAGATCCTCAAGATGGATCGCCGCCGCGGCAACATCGTCGTGTCGCGCCGCGCCATTCTGGAAGAAACCCGCGCCGAACAGCGCAGCGGCCTCATCCAGACGCTGGCCGAAGGTCAGATCATCGAGGGCGTCGTCAAGAACATCACCGATTACGGTGCGTTCGTTGATCTGGGCGGCATCGATGGCCTGCTGCACGTCACCGACCTGTCGTACAAGCGCATCAACCACCCGAACGAGATGATCAACATCGGCGACACCGTCCGCGTTCAGATCATCCGCATCAACCGCGACACCCAGCGCATCAGCCTTGGCATGAAGCAGCTGGAAAGCGATCCGTGGGAAGGCGCCGCCGCCAAGTACCCGGTCGGTGCGAAGCTGTCGGGCCGCGTCACGAACATCACCGAATATGGTGCGTTCGTCGAGCTGGAGCCGGGCATCGAAGGTCTGGTCCACGTTTCGGAAATGTCCTGGACCAAGAAGAACGTCCACCCCGGCAAGATCGTTTCGACCAGCCAGGAAGTCGACGTCATCGTTCTGGAAGTCGATCCCGAAAAGCGCCGCATCTCGCTCGGCCTCAAGCAGGCCCAGAACAACCCCTGGGACAGCTTTGCCGAACGTCACCCGATCGGCTCGACCGTCGAGGGCGAAGTCAAGAACGCGACCGAATTCGGCCTGTTCATCGGCCTGGACGGCGACGTGGACGGCATGGTCCACATGTCGGACATCGCATGGGGCATTTCGGGCGAAGACGCGCTGGCTCTGCACCGCAAGGGCGAGACGGTTCAGGCCGTCGTTCTCGACATCGACGTCGAGAAGGAGCGCATCAGCCTCGGCATGAAGCAGCTTGAGCGTGGTGGTCCGGCCGCTGGCGGCACCGCTGCTGCTGCTGCTGGCCTGTCCAAGAACTCGATCGTCACCGTGACGGTTCTGGAAGTGCGCGACGGCGGTCTGGAAGTCCAGGCTGGCGAAGACGGCGCCGCCGGCTTCATCAAGCGCAGCGACCTTGGCCGCGACCGCGACGAACAGCGTCCGGAACGCTTCCAGGTCGGCCAGAAGTTCGACGCCATGGTCACCGGTTTCGACCGCGCCAAGAAGCCGACCTTCTCGGTCAAGGCGATGCAGATCGCTGAAGAGAAGCAGGCTGTCGCACAGTACGGCTCGTCCGACAGCGGTGCGTCGCTTGGCGATATTCTTGGTGAAGCATTGAAAGCCAAGAGCGAAGGTTAA
- a CDS encoding integration host factor subunit beta has translation MIRSELIQKLAEENPNLNLQEVERIVDLFFKEIVDRLSNGGRVELRGFGAFTTRARDARTGRNPRTGEQVPVDAKRVPYFKPGKEMRERLNDKVV, from the coding sequence ATGATACGCTCGGAACTGATACAGAAACTGGCTGAGGAAAATCCAAACCTCAACCTCCAGGAAGTCGAAAGGATCGTCGATCTCTTTTTCAAGGAGATTGTCGACCGCCTTTCCAACGGCGGACGCGTCGAGCTGAGAGGCTTTGGCGCGTTCACAACCCGCGCCCGTGATGCACGCACCGGTCGCAATCCGCGAACCGGTGAACAGGTGCCCGTGGACGCCAAGCGCGTTCCCTATTTCAAGCCCGGCAAGGAAATGCGGGAACGGCTGAACGATAAGGTGGTGTAG